The Streptomyces cyanogenus DNA segment GGTCGCGGAGCAGCTGGAATCCGCCTCCGCCGATGAAGTCCTCGACTTCATCAACGACGAACTCGGAATCGTCTGACCGTCACCCTTTCGCGGACCGTCAAACCCTCGGTGAGGAATGGAAGATGGCCACAGAGCAGGAACTCCTCAAGTACCTCAAGCGCGTCACGACCGAACTGCACGACCTGCGCCGGCAGGTCCGGCGGAACGCGGACGAGCCGGTCGCGATCGTCGGCATGGCCTGCCGGCTGCCCGGTGGCGTGACGACGCCGGAGGAGCTGTGGCGCCTGGTCGCCGAGGGCCGGGACGCCGTGTCCGACTTCCCCGCCGACCGCGGCTGGGACCTGGACGCACTGTTCGACGACGACCCCGACACGACCGGCACCACCTATGCCCGCCAGGGCGGATTCCTGCGCGACGCCGGCCTGTTCGACGCGGAGTTCTTCGGCATCTCCCCGCGTGAGGCGCTGGCGATGGACCCGCAGCAGCGCCTGCTGCTGGAAACCTCGTGGGAAGCCCTCGAACAGGCCGGCATCGACCCGCTGTCCCTGAAGGGCGCGGACGTCGGCGTCTTCAACGGCATCATGGGCGTCGACTACTTCTTCGGCGGCAGCCTCCCGCCGGAACTGGAGGGCTACGCCGGCACCGGCGGCGCGGGGAGCGTCGCCTCCGGCCGCATCTCCTACGTGTTCGGCTTCGAGGGCCCGGCCGTGACCGTGGACACGGCCTGCTCGTCCTCCCTGGTCGCCATCCACCTCGCCGCCCAGGCCCTGCGGCGTGGCGAGTGCTCCATGGCCCTGGCCGGCGGCGCCACCGTCATGGCGACCCCGCACACCTTCGTGGACTTCTCCCGCCAGCGCGGCCTCGCCGCCGACGGCCGCTGCAAGTCGTACGCCGACACGGCCGACGGCACGGGCTGGGCCGAGGGCGCGGGTGTGGTCGTGCTGGAGCGGCTGTCGGAGGCGCAGCGCAAGGGCCACCGGGTGCTGGCGGTCATCCGGGGCAGTGCCGTCAACCAGGACGGCGCGTCCAACGGCCTGACCGCGCCCAACGGTCCTTCGCAGCAGCGGGTGATCCGCAAGGCCCTGGCCGCGGCCGGCCTGACCCCTTCCGACGTGGACGCGGTGGAAGGCCACGGCACGGGCACCGTCCTCGGTGACCCGATCGAGGCGCAGGCCCTGCTCGCCACCTACGGCCAGGACCGCGAACGCCCGCTGTGGCTGGGCTCGTTGAAGTCCAACGTCGGTCACACCCAGGCCGCCGCGGGCGTCTCCGGTGTCATCAAGATGGTCCAGGCCCTGCGCCACGGCATCCTGCCCGCCACCCTGCACGCCGAAGAGCCCAGCACCCGCGTCGACTGGGACGCGGGCGCCGTCCGGCTCCTCCACCACACCAGCCCCTGGCCGGAGACCGACCGGCCACGGCGCGTGGGCGTCTCCGGGTTCGGCGTCAGCGGTACCAACGCCCATCTGATCCTGGAGCAGGCCCCGGAGGAGCCCGCCGCCGAGCTGCCGGCTCCGGTCGACGGTGTGGTGCCGGTGGTCGTGTCGGCGCGGAGCACCGGTGCGCTGGCGGGGCAGGCCGGGCGACTGGCGGAGTTCGTCGCCGACACCGATGCGCCGCCGGCGGCCGTCGCGGGAGCGCTGGTCTCGCAGCGGGCGCTGCTGTCCGAACGCGCTGTGGTCGTCGCCGAGAGCCGCGAGGGAGTGGTTTACGGGCTGCGGGCACTGGCCGCCGGGGAGACGGCTCCCTCCGTGGTCACCGGGTCGGATGCCGACGGCAAGGCGGTGTTCGTGTTCCCGGGGCAGGGGTCGCAACGGGTCGGTATGGGCCGTGAGTTGTATGAGCGGTATCCGGTGTTCGCGCGGGCGCTGGACGATGCGTGCACCGCGTTGGACGGGCAGCTCGGCCTGCAGCAGTCGGTCAAGGATGTGATCTTCGATCACGCGGACCTGCTGGATCAGACGGTGTTCACGCAGGCCGGGTTGTTCGCGGTGGAGTCGGCGCTGTTCCGGCTGGTGGAGTCCTGGGGTGTACGGCCGGACGTGGTGGCCGGGCACTCGATCGGCGAGGTCGTCGCGGCGCATGTGGCGGGGGTGCTGTCGCTGGAGGACGCAGCGGCGCTGGTGGCCGCGCGGGGCCGGCTGATGCAGGCCCTGCCGACGGGCGGTGCGATGGTCGCGGTGGCCGCGAGTGAGGGCGAGGTCGCCGAACACCTCGGTGACGGCGTGGACTTGGCGGCGGTGAACGCACCCGGGTCGGTTGTCCTCTCCGGCGATGAGACGGCCGTTGTGGCGGTGGCGGAGAAGCTGCGCGAGCAGGGCCGCCGCGTGAAGCGGCTCACCGTCTCGCATGCCTTCCACTCGGCCCTGATGGAACCGATGCTGGCCGACTTCACGGCAGCCTTGGAGGGGCTGGCGTGGAACGAGCCCGTCATCCCCGTCGTATCGAACGTGACCGGAAGGCTCGCGGTGCCGGGCCAGTTGACGGACCCGGCGTACTGGGTCGACCACGTCCGCCGCCCGGTCCGCTTCGCCGACGGCATCGCCGCCTCCGACGGCTCGGTGTTCCTGGAGCTCGGTCCCGGTGGTGCGCTGACCGGCGCGATCACGGAATCGGCGGGCGAGGACGCGGTGAGTGTCCCCGCCCTGCGCGACGAGCACGGTGAGACGCGGACGCTCCTGCTGTCCGTGGCGGAACTGTTCGTGCACGGTGCGCACGTGGACTGGGCGGCCGTGCTCCCCGAGGGCGCCACCGAAGCCCACGTGGACCTGCCGACGTACGCCTTCGACCACCAGTACTACTGGCTTCGGATGTCGGAGTCGGTGGTCGACGCGGCGGCCTTGGGGCTGGCCGGCGCCGGGCACCCGCTGCTCGGTGCGGTGGTGCCGTTGCCGCAGTCGGACGGGCTGGTGTTCACCTCCCGGCTGTCCCTGCGCACGCACTCCTGGCTGGCCGAGCACGCCGTCGGCGGAGTGGTCGTCGTGCCCGCCGCCGGGCTGGTGGAGCTGGCCGTCCGTGCCGGTGACGAGGTCGGCTGCGGGGTGCTGGACGAGCTGGTCGTCGAGGCACCCCTGGTCGTCCCCGAGCAGGGTGCCGTACGGGTGCAGATCACCGTCGGCGGGCCTGACGAGACCGGCGCCCGCAGCGTGGAGGTGTACGCGGCCCCCGACGACACCACCGGGGCGGGCGAGCAGGTCACCTGGACCCGGCACGCCACCGGAATCCTCGCGCCGGCCACCGGCGAGACCGCGACCGGCGGCGCCTTCGACTTCACCGCCTGGCCACCGCCCGGCGCCCAGCGGGCCGAGCCGGACGACCTCTACGCCGAGCTGATCGCCCACGGCCACGCCTACGGCCCCCTCTTCCAGGGGCTGCGCGGTCTGTGGCGGCGGGGAGACGAGCTGTTCGCCGAGGCCGCGCTGACGGAGGACGACCACACCGAGGCCGACCGGTACGGCGTTCACCCGGCACTGCTGGACGCCGTCCTGCACCCCGCCGTCCGGGAGGCCGTCGCCGGCGACGACGCGCAGGTGTGGCAGCCGCTGGAGTGGAACAGGGTCGTCCTGCACGCCACGGGCGCCACGGTGCTGCGGGCCCGGCTCGTACGGTCCACCGCCGGTGTCCTGTCGGTGGAGGCCGCCGACGAGACCGGCGGCCCGGTGCTGACGGCGGACGCCGTGACCCTGCGGCCCGTTCCCGCGGACCGCCTCACCACGGCGGGACCCGCCCCGGACGCGGCCGACGCGCTGTTCCGCGTGGAGTGGACCGAGCTGCCCGCACCCCGGCCGGCCCGGGCGGTACCGGACTGGATCGCGCTGACCGAGCCGAGCGAGGTGACGGCGCTGGCGGCCGGCGCCGACCTGCCGGCCGCCGCCGTGCTCGACAGCGTCGCGGACGGCGCGGACGGTACCGCCGCGCTGACGCTGACCAGCAGGACACTGGGCCTCGTCCAGGCCTGGCTGGCAGAGCCCCGGCTCGAAGGCACGCGCCTCGTCGTGCGTACCCGGGGTGCGGTGCCCGCGGGCGGGGACGCGGCCGTGACCGACCCGGCCGCCGCGGCCGTCTGGGGCCTGATCCGGGTCGCCCAGGCGGAGAACCCGGACCGGATCGTCCTGCTCGACACGGACACGCCCCCCGGCACCGACGACGAGTCGCTGCTCGCCGCAGTCCTTGCCACCGGCGAACCGCAAACAGCCCTCCGTGGCGACCGCTGGTTCGCGCCGAGGCTCGCCCGCCCCATGCAGGAGGACACGCCGGTCGCCTTCGACCCGGCCGGGTCGGTCCTGGTCACTGGCGGCACCGGCTCCCTGGGCGCTCTGGTGGCCCGGCACCTGGTGGAGCGCCATGGCGTACGGCATCTGGTGCTGGCCAGCCGGCGGGGACCGGCGGTCGAGGGTGCCGAGGAGTTGGTGGCCGAGCTGTCGGGGCTGGGTGCCGAGTCGGTGTCGGTGGTGGCGTGCGACGTGTCGGACCGGGAGGCCGTGGCCGAGCTGCTGGCCTCGGCGTCGGCGGAGCGTCCGCTGTCGGGTGTGGTGCACACGGCGGGTGTGCTGGACGACGGTGTGATCGGCGCGTTGACCCCGGAGCGGCTGGCCGGGGTGTTCGCGCCGAAGGTGGACGCGGTTGCGCATCTGGACGAGCTGACGCGCGAACTCGCCCCGGATATCGGCGCGTTCGTGGTGTTCTCGTCGGCTGCGGGGGTGTTCGGTTCGGCGGGGCAGGGCAACTATGCGGCGGCGAACGCGTATCTGGACGCGGTGGTGCAGCGTCGGCGGGCCGCCGGGTTGCCGGGTGTGTCGTTGGCGTGGGGTCTGTGGGAGCAGGCCACCGGCATGACCGCCCACCTGAACGACGCCGACCAGGCCCGCATGAACCGCGGCGGATTCCAGGCGATCGCCGCCGACGAGGGCCTGGACCTCTTCGACGCGGCCCTGCGCACCGGCGACCCCCTGCTCGTCCCGATCAAGCTGGACCTGCGGGCGGTACGCGCCGAGGCCGCAGCCGGCGGCGACATACCGTCCCTGCTGCGCACACTGATACCGCACAGCCGCCGTGCCGCCGCCCGCATCGCCGCCGGACGCGGCAGCGGCCTGGCCGGCCGGCTGGCGGGCCTGACCCCGGCCGAGCAGGAGACCCTGCTCCTGGACCTGGTCCGCACCCATGTCGCGACGGTGCTCGGTCACACCGGCCCCGAGAAGGTCAAGGCCGACAAGGCGTTCAAGGACGCCGGCTTCGACTCGCTCACCGCCGTCCAACTGCGCAACCGGCTCCGTGACACCACCCGGCTCAGCCTCCCCGCCACCCTCGTCTACGACTACCCGACCCCGCTCGCCCTCGCCCGCTTCCTCCGCGACGAACTGGCGGGGCCGAGCGGGGACGCCCTCGGCGCGGCGGCTCCCACGGTCGTCGTGGCCGACCCGGACGAGCCGATCGCCGTCGTCGGCATGGCCTGCCGGCTGCCCGGCGGTGTCGACAGCCCCGAGAAACTGTGGCGGTTGGTGGTCGAGGGCCGCGATGCGATCTCCGGCTTCCCCGCCGACCGCGGCTGGGACGTGGACGACCTCTTCGACACCGACCCCGAGAACATCGGCACCTCGTACGTCGACCAAGGCGGCTTCCTGCACGAGGCGGGCCTGTTCGACGCGGGCTTCTTCGGCATCTCGCCGCGTGAGGCGCTGGCCATGGACCCGCAGCAGAGGCTGCTGCTGGAGACGTCCTGGGAGGCGCTGGAGCGGGCGGGCGTGAACCCGTCCGCGCTGAAGGGCTCGGACGTCGGCGTGTTCTCCGGCGTGATGACCCAGGGCTACGGCATCGGCGGCGACATCCCGCCCGAGCTGGGCGGCTTCACGGCCACCGGGTCCGCCGTGAGCGTGGCCTCGGGCCGGGTGTCGTACGTCTTCGGCTTCGAGGGCCCCGCGGTGACCGTGGACACCGCCTGCTCCTCCTCGCTGGTCGCCATGCACCTGGCCGCGCAGGCCCTGCGAGGCGGCGAGTGCTCCCTCGCCCTGGCCGGCGGCGCGACCATCATGGCGACCCCCGGCACCTTCGTGGAGTTCTCCCGGCAGCGGGCCCTCGCCCCCGACGGCCGGTGCAAGGCCTTCTCCTCCACCGCCGACGGCACCGGCTGGGCCGAAGGCGTCGGCGTGGTCGTCCTGGAACGCCTCTCGGAGGCACGCCGCAAGGGCCATCGCGTCCTCGCCGTACTGCGGGGCAGCGCGATCAACCAGGACGGCGCCTCCAACGGGCTCACCGCCCCCAACGGTCCCTCGCAGCAGCGGGTGATCCGCCGGGCGCTGGCGGCGGCCGGACTGTCCACGACGGACGTCGACGCGGTGGAGGCACACGGCACGGGCACGGCCCTCGGCGACCCCATCGAGGCCCAGGCCCTGCTGGCCACCTACGGCCGCGACCGCGAACAGCCCCTGTGGCTCGGCTCGGTGAAGTCCAACATCGGCCACACCCAGGCCGCCGCCGGCGTCGCCGGCGTGATCAAGATGGTCGAGGCGCTACGACACGGTGTCCTGCCCCCGACCCTGCACGTGACGGAACCCACCCCCCAGGTCGACTGGTCGGCCGGCTCCGTCGAACTCCTCACGGAGGTCCGGGACTGGCCGGACACCGGCCGTCCGCGTCGCGTCGGCGTCTCCTCCTTCGGCCTGAGCGGCACCAACGCCCACCTCATCTTCGAGCAGGCACCGGAGGAGCCGGTCGCCGCACCTGAGGCGTACGACGGTGTGGTGCCGCTGGTGGTGTCGGCGGCGTCGCCGGGCTCGCTGTCGGCCCAGGCGGAGCGACTGGCGGCCTTCGCCGGGGACACGGACGCGTTGCCGGCCGAGATCGCGGGGGCGCTGGCGGCCCGGCGGGCGGTGCTGTCGGAGCGGGCCGTGGTCGTCGCCGGGTCCCGGGAGGAGGCGGTGGCCGGGCTGAGCGCGCTGGCCAAGGGTGAGAACAGCCCCGCCGTGGTGCTCGGGTCCGCGGGTGCGCCTGGGCGGACGGTGTTGGTGTTCCCGGGTCAGGGTTCGCAGTGGCTGGGGATGGGCCGGGAGTTGCTGGAGTCCTCGCCGGTGTTCGCGGAGCGGATCGGGGAGTGTGCCCGGGCTTTGGAGCCCTGGGTGGACTGGGACCTGACGGCTGTCCTTCGCGGTGACGTCGATCTGCTGGCGCGGGTGGATGTGGTGCAGCCGGCGAGTTTCGCGGTGATGGTGGGTCTGGCGGCGGTGTGGGCCTCCGTCGGGGTCGTACCGGACGCGGTGGTCGGGCACTCGCAGGGCGAGATCGCGGCTGCGTGTGTGGCTGGTGCGTTGTCGCTGGAGGACGCGGCGCGGATCGTGGCCGTGCGCAGTCAGGTGATCGCGGGTGGGTTGGCGGGCCGGGGCGGTATGGCGTCGGTGGCGCTGTCCGAGGCGGAGGCGGCCTCCCGGATCACCGCCTGGAACGGCCGGGTTGAAATAGCCGCCGTCAACAGCCCTTCCTCCGTGGTGATCGCCGGAGACGCGGAAGCGTTGGACGAAGCCCTCGCCGCTCTTGAAGCCGACGGTGTACGGGTGCGCCGGGTGGCGGTGGATTACGCCTCCCACACCCGCCATGTCGAGGCCATCGAAGGGGCCTTGGCGGAAGCCTTCTCCGACATCCGCAGCCAGGCACCGCTGGTGCCCTTCTTCTCCACGGTCACCGGGGAGTGGGTGCGCGAGACGGGTGTCCTGGACGGTGGTTACTGGTACCGGAACCTGCGCAGCCAGGTCCGCTTCGGACCTGCCATCGCCGCTCTCCTCGCCGAGGGCCACTCGGTGTTCATCGAGTCCAGCGCCCATCCGGTCCTTGTGCAGCCGGTGAACGAGATCGTGGACGAGACGGGGACGGAGGCCGTCGTCAGCGGCTCCCTGCGCCGTGAAGAGGGCGGTGTGCGACGGCTGTCGACGTCGATGGCCGAGCTGTTCGTCAAGGGCGTGGAGCTGGACTGGACGGGTGTCCTGCCCGCCGGTGCGGATGCCGTGCAGGTGGACCTGCCGACGTACGCCTTCGACCACCGTCACTACTGGCTCAAGCCCGCCCCCGCGGCCGACGCCGCCGCCCTCGGGCAGGCGGGCGCCGACCACCCCCTGCTCGGTGCCGTGGTCGAAGTGCCCGAGACCGGCGGTGTGTTGTGCACGTCCCGGCTGTCCCTGCGCACGCATCCCTGGCTGGCGGACCACGCGGTCGGCGGGGCAGTGCTCGTCCCGGGAACCGGGCTGGTGGAGCTGGCCGTGCGGGCCGGTGACGAGGTCGGCTGCGGAGTCCTCGACGAACTGGTCATCGAGGCACCGCTGGTGCTGCCGGAGCACGGCGGGGTACGCCTCCAGGTAGCCGTCGGCGGCCCGGTGGAGACGGGTTCCCGGACGGTCGCCGTGTACTCGGCGCCCGAGGACGCCGGCGGAGACGTCGGTGGCGACGCCTGGACCCGGCACGCCACCGGCACCCTGACCGCGCCGGCGCCGGCCGACCCGGCCCCGCCGGTCGCCGACCTCGCCGTGTGGCCGCCGACCGGTGCCCGGAAGGTGGACGTCTCCGGTGGCTACGAGCTGCTGGCGGCGGCCGGTTACGGGTACGGGCCGGTCTTCCAGGGCGTACGAGCCCTGTGGCGGCGCGGCGACGACCTCTTCGCCGAGGTCGCGCTGCCCGAGGACCAGCGGGCCGGCGCCGCCCGGTTCGGCATCCACCCGGCCCTCCTCGACGCCGCGCTGCACCCCGCGATGCTGGACGTGGCGCTCGCCGACCCCGTGGGCGAGAACCGCACCGACGACGGCAACGGCGTCCACCTCCCGTTCGGCTGGAACGGGCTGCACCTGCACGCGGCCGGCGCCTCCGCGCTGCGCGTGCGCCTGACCCGGTCCGCACCCGACGCCCTGTCCCTGGAGGCGGCGGACGAGACCGGTGCGCCGGTGCTCACGCTGCGGTCGCTGGTCTCCCGGGCCGTGTCCGCCGACCAGCTCGGCGCCACGGCCGACGACAACCGGCACTCCCTGTTCCGCGTGGAGTGGACGGAACTGCCCGGCAGCACGGAGCCGGGCATGGACCTGCCGCCCGCCTGGGTGCCGATCACCGAGCCCGCGCACGTGGCCGCGCTGCGGGACGGCTCGGGTGTGCCCCCGGTGGTAGTGCTGGAAGCCGGCCGCACCGAGGCGCCGGA contains these protein-coding regions:
- a CDS encoding SDR family NAD(P)-dependent oxidoreductase; translation: MKSSTSSTTNSESSDRHPFADRQTLGEEWKMATEQELLKYLKRVTTELHDLRRQVRRNADEPVAIVGMACRLPGGVTTPEELWRLVAEGRDAVSDFPADRGWDLDALFDDDPDTTGTTYARQGGFLRDAGLFDAEFFGISPREALAMDPQQRLLLETSWEALEQAGIDPLSLKGADVGVFNGIMGVDYFFGGSLPPELEGYAGTGGAGSVASGRISYVFGFEGPAVTVDTACSSSLVAIHLAAQALRRGECSMALAGGATVMATPHTFVDFSRQRGLAADGRCKSYADTADGTGWAEGAGVVVLERLSEAQRKGHRVLAVIRGSAVNQDGASNGLTAPNGPSQQRVIRKALAAAGLTPSDVDAVEGHGTGTVLGDPIEAQALLATYGQDRERPLWLGSLKSNVGHTQAAAGVSGVIKMVQALRHGILPATLHAEEPSTRVDWDAGAVRLLHHTSPWPETDRPRRVGVSGFGVSGTNAHLILEQAPEEPAAELPAPVDGVVPVVVSARSTGALAGQAGRLAEFVADTDAPPAAVAGALVSQRALLSERAVVVAESREGVVYGLRALAAGETAPSVVTGSDADGKAVFVFPGQGSQRVGMGRELYERYPVFARALDDACTALDGQLGLQQSVKDVIFDHADLLDQTVFTQAGLFAVESALFRLVESWGVRPDVVAGHSIGEVVAAHVAGVLSLEDAAALVAARGRLMQALPTGGAMVAVAASEGEVAEHLGDGVDLAAVNAPGSVVLSGDETAVVAVAEKLREQGRRVKRLTVSHAFHSALMEPMLADFTAALEGLAWNEPVIPVVSNVTGRLAVPGQLTDPAYWVDHVRRPVRFADGIAASDGSVFLELGPGGALTGAITESAGEDAVSVPALRDEHGETRTLLLSVAELFVHGAHVDWAAVLPEGATEAHVDLPTYAFDHQYYWLRMSESVVDAAALGLAGAGHPLLGAVVPLPQSDGLVFTSRLSLRTHSWLAEHAVGGVVVVPAAGLVELAVRAGDEVGCGVLDELVVEAPLVVPEQGAVRVQITVGGPDETGARSVEVYAAPDDTTGAGEQVTWTRHATGILAPATGETATGGAFDFTAWPPPGAQRAEPDDLYAELIAHGHAYGPLFQGLRGLWRRGDELFAEAALTEDDHTEADRYGVHPALLDAVLHPAVREAVAGDDAQVWQPLEWNRVVLHATGATVLRARLVRSTAGVLSVEAADETGGPVLTADAVTLRPVPADRLTTAGPAPDAADALFRVEWTELPAPRPARAVPDWIALTEPSEVTALAAGADLPAAAVLDSVADGADGTAALTLTSRTLGLVQAWLAEPRLEGTRLVVRTRGAVPAGGDAAVTDPAAAAVWGLIRVAQAENPDRIVLLDTDTPPGTDDESLLAAVLATGEPQTALRGDRWFAPRLARPMQEDTPVAFDPAGSVLVTGGTGSLGALVARHLVERHGVRHLVLASRRGPAVEGAEELVAELSGLGAESVSVVACDVSDREAVAELLASASAERPLSGVVHTAGVLDDGVIGALTPERLAGVFAPKVDAVAHLDELTRELAPDIGAFVVFSSAAGVFGSAGQGNYAAANAYLDAVVQRRRAAGLPGVSLAWGLWEQATGMTAHLNDADQARMNRGGFQAIAADEGLDLFDAALRTGDPLLVPIKLDLRAVRAEAAAGGDIPSLLRTLIPHSRRAAARIAAGRGSGLAGRLAGLTPAEQETLLLDLVRTHVATVLGHTGPEKVKADKAFKDAGFDSLTAVQLRNRLRDTTRLSLPATLVYDYPTPLALARFLRDELAGPSGDALGAAAPTVVVADPDEPIAVVGMACRLPGGVDSPEKLWRLVVEGRDAISGFPADRGWDVDDLFDTDPENIGTSYVDQGGFLHEAGLFDAGFFGISPREALAMDPQQRLLLETSWEALERAGVNPSALKGSDVGVFSGVMTQGYGIGGDIPPELGGFTATGSAVSVASGRVSYVFGFEGPAVTVDTACSSSLVAMHLAAQALRGGECSLALAGGATIMATPGTFVEFSRQRALAPDGRCKAFSSTADGTGWAEGVGVVVLERLSEARRKGHRVLAVLRGSAINQDGASNGLTAPNGPSQQRVIRRALAAAGLSTTDVDAVEAHGTGTALGDPIEAQALLATYGRDREQPLWLGSVKSNIGHTQAAAGVAGVIKMVEALRHGVLPPTLHVTEPTPQVDWSAGSVELLTEVRDWPDTGRPRRVGVSSFGLSGTNAHLIFEQAPEEPVAAPEAYDGVVPLVVSAASPGSLSAQAERLAAFAGDTDALPAEIAGALAARRAVLSERAVVVAGSREEAVAGLSALAKGENSPAVVLGSAGAPGRTVLVFPGQGSQWLGMGRELLESSPVFAERIGECARALEPWVDWDLTAVLRGDVDLLARVDVVQPASFAVMVGLAAVWASVGVVPDAVVGHSQGEIAAACVAGALSLEDAARIVAVRSQVIAGGLAGRGGMASVALSEAEAASRITAWNGRVEIAAVNSPSSVVIAGDAEALDEALAALEADGVRVRRVAVDYASHTRHVEAIEGALAEAFSDIRSQAPLVPFFSTVTGEWVRETGVLDGGYWYRNLRSQVRFGPAIAALLAEGHSVFIESSAHPVLVQPVNEIVDETGTEAVVSGSLRREEGGVRRLSTSMAELFVKGVELDWTGVLPAGADAVQVDLPTYAFDHRHYWLKPAPAADAAALGQAGADHPLLGAVVEVPETGGVLCTSRLSLRTHPWLADHAVGGAVLVPGTGLVELAVRAGDEVGCGVLDELVIEAPLVLPEHGGVRLQVAVGGPVETGSRTVAVYSAPEDAGGDVGGDAWTRHATGTLTAPAPADPAPPVADLAVWPPTGARKVDVSGGYELLAAAGYGYGPVFQGVRALWRRGDDLFAEVALPEDQRAGAARFGIHPALLDAALHPAMLDVALADPVGENRTDDGNGVHLPFGWNGLHLHAAGASALRVRLTRSAPDALSLEAADETGAPVLTLRSLVSRAVSADQLGATADDNRHSLFRVEWTELPGSTEPGMDLPPAWVPITEPAHVAALRDGSGVPPVVVLEAGRTEAPDEVAALALTGRVLEIVQAWLAGPGLDAAQLVVVTRGAVPAAGEQAVTDPAAAAVWGLIRVAQAENPDRIVLLDTDTPAGTDVELLLAAVLATGEPQIAVRGTRLFAPRLARATAPAAQDDTGAPRFDPAGAVLITGGTGVLGALVARHLVVRHGVRHLVLASRRGSAAGGVGGLVAELSGLGAESVSVVACDVSEREAVAGLLASVSVERPLSGVVHTAGVLDDGVFGALTPERLAGVFAPKVDAVAHLDELTRELAPDIGAFVVFSSAAGVFGSAGQGNYAAANAYLDAVVQRRRAAGLPGVSLAWGLWEQATGMTAHLDTADQARVSRSRSQTIAPDEGLELFDAALRTGDPLLVPIKLDLRSMRADAAAGRGVQPLLRGLVKVARQVARAAAANDGTGELARRLAGLDTAEQETLLLDLVRTHAATVLGHSGPEGIKHDTAFRDSGFDSLTSVELRNRLREATGLKLPATVVFDHPTPLALARYLHGELGETTAAIADTPAPAVTLADPDEPIAIVGMACRLPGGVNSPEELWRLVFEGRDAMSGFPDDRGWDLEGLFDSDPDKAGTSYVDQGGFLHEAGLFDAGFWGISPREALAMDPQQRLLLETSWEALERAGIDPLSLKGTDVGVFSGLMGQGYGSGGDIPAELEGFVTTGAGSSVASGRVSYVFGFEGPAVTVDTACSSSLVAIHLAAQALRGGECSLALASGAAVMSSPGAFVQFSRQRGLASDGRCKSYADAADGTGWAEGAGVVVLERLSEARRKGHRVLAVVRGSAVNQDGASNGLTAPNGPSQQRVIRKALANAGLTPADVDAVEGHGTGTVLGDPIEAQALLATYGQDRERPLWLGSLKSNIGHTQAASGVAGVIKMVEAMQHGVLPPTLHVDAPSSQVDWTSGAVELLTEARDWPETGRPRRVGVSSFGLSGTNAHLILEQAPEEPAAEPPAPVDGVVPVVVSARSAGALAGQAGRLAAFVGGTDAPLAAVAGALASRRAVLSERAVVVAGSREETVAGLRALADGETTPLVVTGSDADGKTVFVFPGQGSQRVGMGRELYERYPVFARALDDACAALDEQLNAELPLKDAIFDHADLLDQTVFTQAGLFAVESALFRLVESWGVRPDVVAGHSIGEVVAAHVAGVLSLEDAAALVAARGRLMQALPTGGAMVAVAASEGEVAEHLGDGVDLAAVNAPGSVVLSGDETAVVAVAEKLREQGRRVKRLTVSHAFHSALMEPMLADFTAALEGLAWNEPSIPVVSNVTGRLAVPGQLTDPAYWVDHVRRPVRFADGITACGGSVFLELGPGGALTGAITESAGEDAVSVPALRDDRGEAQTLLTAVAHLFVRGTTVNWAAILPEGATEAHVDLPTYAFDHRHYWLHMAPATDAAALGQSTANHPLLGAVVPLPQSDGLVFTSRLSLRTHSWLADHMIGGVVVVPGAALVELAVRAGDEVGCGVVEELLIETPLVMPEQGGVRMQVTVEAPDAEGRRAVTVHSAREDAVGETGADGWTRHATGSLTGAVPATAGAFDFAAWPPPGAQAEDLTGAEERLLRHGYEYGPVFQGLRAVWRRGEELFAEVALPDGQRDAAARFGIHPALLEAALHPALLDASAADDARLWQPLEWSRLALHAEGAGVLRVRLARSASGALAVEAADAAGGTVVTAEAVTLRPLSAEQLSTAAGTGADDGLYRVEWTELPSAAGAGEVPEATVVEARSGDDDTPVALAGRVLEAVQAWLAEEGTEDSRLVVVTRGAVPAGGDAAVTDPAGAAVWGLVRAAQAENPDRIVLVDTETGETDLGPVLASGEPQVAVRGTALYVPRLARLAPAGGSGTPALDPEGTVLVTGGTGTLGAEVARHLVERHGVRHLVLAGRRGRAAEGTDRLVAELGEQGADVSVVACDVTDRAALAALLAAVPQAHPLTAVVHAARVFDAGVIGEMDRDRLARVFAPKVTAVRHLDELTRELAPQLAAFILLSSASSVFLGAGTGGYAAANAYLDAVAHRRRAAGLPAVSLAWGPWEPTTGQDPATGEAAPHRTGRRGGVVPLTPGEGMELLDAALPAGEALVLPVKLDLRALRADAALGAGVAPLLRGLVRTGRKAARTGAGDSGGLARKLAALSPAERETLLLELVQGRVATVLGHTGADQIRAETAFKDAGFDSLTSVELRNRLREATGLSLPATAVFDYPTPLALARYLHDRLAPGDQAAPTTHPLLAELSKLETLLAGTAPDDTTRAQVATRLQGLLTTWSTANVGEPDTEEDLDFASASDDDLFELIDTEFGH